Proteins from a genomic interval of Yoonia sp. GPGPB17:
- the cysG gene encoding siroheme synthase CysG — MQHFPIFLAVAGRRIVLSGGGDAAMAKLRLLMKTEARLTVVAADIADDIRKWAAQGKLQIIERAMAPGDALCAALFYAANEDDAEDARVSAIAHAEGALVNIVDNLADSQFITPAIVDRDPVTVAIGTEGAAPVLARAIKADLEERLPTSLGLLARIGKTFRHAVEVLPMGRKRRDFWTSFYFGAGPKALADKGEDGVIPALGALLDNHVMKTTKEGSVDLVGAGPGDPELLTLKARNALDKADVVIHDRLVTGEILELARREAIIIDAGKEGFGKSMAQSDIDALIVQHALDGHHVVRLKAGDPTVFGRLDEEIEAIEAHDIPYRIIPGITAASAAVANIGQSLTKRHRNSAVRLITGHDTKGYADHDWKALAQPGEVAAIYMGKKSARFIQGRLLMHGADPATPVTIIENVSRTNQQIIATTLAELEPTLTQANLQGLTITFYGLAPRDAVANSRQLKEFA; from the coding sequence ATGCAGCACTTTCCTATCTTCCTTGCCGTCGCAGGCCGCCGCATTGTTCTGTCTGGTGGCGGCGATGCCGCGATGGCCAAGCTGCGCCTGCTGATGAAGACCGAGGCGCGGCTCACTGTCGTCGCCGCAGACATCGCCGATGACATCCGCAAATGGGCCGCCCAAGGTAAGCTGCAAATCATTGAGCGCGCGATGGCACCGGGTGATGCGCTCTGTGCCGCCTTGTTCTACGCCGCCAATGAAGATGATGCCGAAGACGCCCGCGTTTCCGCGATCGCCCATGCCGAAGGCGCGTTGGTCAATATCGTCGATAACCTCGCCGATAGCCAGTTCATCACCCCCGCCATCGTTGATCGTGATCCGGTGACCGTTGCCATCGGCACAGAAGGCGCAGCGCCAGTTTTGGCCCGAGCGATCAAAGCCGACCTGGAAGAACGCCTGCCCACCTCGCTCGGCCTGCTGGCGCGCATCGGCAAAACCTTCCGCCACGCGGTTGAGGTGCTGCCGATGGGGCGCAAACGGCGTGATTTCTGGACATCCTTCTATTTTGGCGCGGGGCCTAAAGCTCTTGCCGACAAAGGCGAAGATGGCGTGATCCCTGCGCTTGGGGCACTGCTGGACAACCATGTCATGAAGACAACCAAAGAAGGCTCTGTCGATCTGGTTGGCGCAGGCCCGGGTGATCCTGAGTTGCTGACGCTGAAAGCGCGCAATGCTTTGGACAAAGCCGATGTCGTGATCCATGACCGCCTGGTCACAGGCGAAATCCTCGAGCTGGCACGTCGCGAGGCGATCATCATTGATGCAGGAAAAGAGGGTTTTGGCAAATCCATGGCCCAATCAGACATCGACGCGCTGATCGTACAACACGCGCTGGACGGGCACCATGTTGTGCGCCTCAAGGCGGGTGATCCAACCGTGTTTGGTCGTCTTGATGAAGAAATCGAAGCCATTGAAGCCCACGACATCCCTTACCGCATTATCCCCGGCATCACCGCCGCCTCTGCGGCTGTCGCGAACATCGGGCAGAGCCTGACCAAGCGACACCGGAACTCTGCCGTGCGTCTGATCACCGGGCATGACACCAAGGGATACGCGGATCACGACTGGAAGGCACTCGCCCAACCGGGTGAAGTGGCCGCGATCTATATGGGCAAAAAATCTGCGCGCTTTATCCAGGGCCGCCTGCTGATGCATGGCGCCGACCCAGCGACGCCCGTGACGATCATTGAGAACGTTAGCCGAACCAATCAGCAGATCATTGCAACAACACTGGCCGAACTTGAACCGACCCTGACACAAGCCAACCTGCAAGGGCTTACGATCACCTTCTATGGCCTCGCCCCGCGCGATGCTGTCGCCAATTCACGTCAACTCAAGGAGTTTGCATAA
- a CDS encoding Lrp/AsnC family transcriptional regulator: MSVRIDATDRKILAALQADAAQSLDEIAKSVGSSKTPVWNRIRKMREAGIIGQHTVLLDAEALGFEACFFVLIRTSEHDADWQGRFLKALKSRPEVQEAHRLAGDIDYILKVRVQNARAYDTFYQALISEVKVHNVTALLSMEEIKSTVALPL, translated from the coding sequence ATGTCGGTACGGATTGACGCCACAGACCGGAAAATTTTGGCAGCGCTACAAGCCGATGCGGCACAGTCACTGGACGAAATTGCTAAGTCGGTGGGGTCGTCCAAGACACCTGTTTGGAATCGCATTCGCAAGATGCGTGAGGCCGGAATCATCGGGCAGCACACCGTTCTGCTTGATGCTGAGGCGCTGGGGTTTGAGGCCTGTTTCTTTGTGTTGATCCGTACCTCAGAGCATGATGCCGATTGGCAAGGACGGTTCCTCAAGGCGTTGAAATCGCGACCAGAAGTGCAAGAGGCGCATCGGTTGGCAGGCGATATCGACTACATCCTGAAAGTGCGCGTCCAGAATGCGCGGGCCTATGACACCTTCTATCAAGCGCTGATATCAGAGGTGAAAGTGCACAATGTGACAGCACTTTTGTCGATGGAAGAGATCAAATCGACGGTGGCATTGCCACTCTGA
- a CDS encoding DUF2145 domain-containing protein — MTRILTAVLLLVMTLFPIASSAGSSAAGNPILPAQDVAAFSNKVQRDLAARGANVAIVSRVGRDPAVLPDGINYTHVAFWVYSRITQADGSTGTGYRVYNLYQREGDLTQSDLVQDTPADFFLLSAHSLDAGIIIPDPRLQRQLIDVIASPTYAALHNSRYSVLANPRSGQFQNCTEHTLDVLMAALYDTSDPAQIKANIAAYFTPQPVPLNGLQRLFALSCITSADNGRSWGERGYGHVRVARALH; from the coding sequence ATGACACGCATTCTTACAGCCGTCCTACTTCTGGTCATGACGCTCTTCCCGATAGCATCCTCGGCGGGCAGCAGTGCGGCAGGCAACCCCATACTGCCAGCGCAAGATGTCGCGGCATTCTCAAACAAAGTGCAACGCGATCTGGCCGCACGCGGCGCCAATGTGGCCATCGTGTCGCGTGTGGGGCGCGACCCTGCCGTTTTGCCTGATGGGATCAACTACACCCATGTGGCATTCTGGGTATATTCGCGGATCACGCAGGCGGATGGCAGCACAGGCACGGGATACCGTGTCTATAACCTCTATCAGCGTGAGGGTGATCTGACCCAAAGCGATCTGGTGCAGGATACACCAGCTGACTTTTTTTTGCTTAGCGCCCACAGCCTTGATGCGGGCATCATAATCCCTGACCCACGCCTGCAACGTCAGCTGATTGACGTGATCGCCAGCCCGACTTACGCCGCTCTGCACAACAGCCGCTATTCGGTGTTGGCCAATCCGCGGTCTGGACAGTTTCAGAACTGTACGGAACATACGTTGGATGTGTTGATGGCGGCACTTTATGACACCAGCGATCCCGCGCAGATCAAAGCCAATATCGCGGCCTACTTTACACCACAACCGGTGCCGTTGAACGGTCTGCAGCGCCTTTTTGCGCTTAGCTGCATCACAAGCGCTGACAACGGCCGATCATGGGGCGAACGTGGGTACGGCCACGTTCGGGTCGCTCGCGCGCTTCATTGA
- a CDS encoding cytochrome P450, with amino-acid sequence MQKFSQTPTDPLFVQDPYPFYERARQSGDFIWWNDYDMACAVSHKMVHTVLRDRRMGRECPPELAPDIPEHLQPFYNVEAHSMLELEPPRHTRLRALVLRAFTSRTIAALAPDIRALCHLLIDDFPDQPFDLLTLYAQPVPVIIISRLLGVPEERADDLVRWSNAMVAMYQARRTPEIEATAIAATNDFVAFMRGYIAKRRKTPTDDLISTLIAAEADGEKLSENELITTCILLLNAGHEATVHTIGNGTKTLLEHGVTEIADTTVEEIIRYDPPLHMFTRWVYEEVTLGAHSFKRGDQIACLLAAANRDSRAYAQPEVFDPTRKGPQNTSFGGGIHFCVGAPLARLELQIALGVLFERCPNLRLVGAPQYGDVYHFHGLERLMVTTTP; translated from the coding sequence ATGCAAAAGTTCAGTCAAACGCCTACCGACCCCCTCTTTGTGCAAGATCCGTATCCGTTCTATGAAAGGGCGCGCCAATCGGGTGATTTCATCTGGTGGAATGACTACGACATGGCCTGCGCTGTCTCGCACAAAATGGTACATACCGTACTGCGTGACCGGCGGATGGGTCGCGAATGCCCGCCAGAACTTGCGCCTGACATCCCAGAACATCTGCAACCTTTCTACAATGTCGAGGCCCACTCCATGTTGGAGCTGGAGCCGCCCCGCCATACCCGCCTGCGCGCTTTGGTACTGCGCGCCTTTACCAGCCGGACAATCGCCGCACTTGCGCCCGATATCCGTGCGCTTTGCCATCTGTTGATTGATGACTTCCCCGATCAACCCTTTGATCTGCTGACACTTTACGCCCAACCGGTCCCTGTCATCATCATCTCGCGCCTGCTGGGTGTCCCCGAAGAGCGTGCGGATGATCTGGTGCGTTGGTCAAACGCAATGGTCGCCATGTATCAGGCCCGCCGAACGCCCGAGATTGAAGCCACCGCTATCGCCGCAACCAATGACTTTGTTGCATTCATGCGGGGCTACATTGCTAAGCGACGGAAAACGCCGACCGATGATCTGATTTCAACACTCATCGCGGCCGAAGCGGACGGCGAGAAGCTGAGCGAAAATGAGCTGATCACAACCTGTATCCTGCTGCTGAACGCTGGCCACGAAGCGACTGTGCACACTATTGGGAACGGCACCAAGACGCTGCTGGAACACGGCGTGACCGAGATTGCCGACACCACCGTTGAAGAGATCATTCGCTACGATCCGCCCCTGCATATGTTCACCCGCTGGGTGTATGAGGAGGTCACCTTGGGCGCTCACAGCTTCAAACGCGGGGATCAGATCGCGTGCCTTTTAGCAGCCGCCAACCGAGATTCGCGGGCCTATGCTCAACCAGAAGTATTCGACCCCACCCGCAAAGGTCCGCAAAACACCAGCTTTGGGGGCGGCATCCACTTTTGCGTCGGGGCACCATTGGCAAGACTGGAACTGCAAATCGCTTTGGGGGTTCTATTTGAACGGTGCCCCAACCTGCGTCTGGTCGGGGCACCGCAATATGGCGATGTGTATCACTTTCATGGGTTAGAGCGGTTGATGGTGACAACCACCCCCTGA
- a CDS encoding cobalamin B12-binding domain-containing protein, whose amino-acid sequence MVKAPMDEEAFDRSEYRKADRQFRAAERELPHDAVSALAREVVRRLAFRMPRTVNKEDLPTATDIDLLCAALLSEKRDSAADQFILAARRDGVPVDAIYLGYVAGAARRLGQMWDNDEISFIDVTLACGKLYRIIRGLRHVIAPGILAERDEWPAMFALVPGETHTLGIEIATDVFRREGWDVDMMVGLGHEMLVDQSDQRNYRAIVLVANSDDMIESLTRLVLAIRISHPLAHLVVAGNILDHHPDILELVGADAMIKDIETAVSALRHVIEDP is encoded by the coding sequence ATGGTCAAAGCGCCTATGGACGAAGAAGCGTTTGATCGCTCGGAATATCGCAAAGCTGACCGCCAATTCAGGGCGGCTGAAAGAGAGTTGCCGCACGACGCTGTCTCGGCGCTGGCGCGCGAAGTTGTTCGGCGTCTTGCATTCAGAATGCCACGTACTGTGAATAAAGAAGATCTGCCAACGGCAACGGATATTGATCTGTTGTGTGCAGCTTTGCTATCCGAAAAAAGAGATAGCGCCGCTGATCAGTTCATTCTGGCCGCCCGCCGCGACGGGGTGCCTGTCGATGCTATCTATCTGGGTTATGTCGCCGGTGCTGCGCGTCGCCTGGGCCAGATGTGGGATAATGATGAAATCTCATTCATCGACGTCACACTGGCCTGCGGCAAGCTGTATCGTATCATCCGTGGCCTGCGTCATGTGATTGCGCCCGGTATCCTGGCAGAGCGGGATGAATGGCCTGCGATGTTCGCCCTCGTGCCCGGTGAAACTCATACCTTGGGTATAGAAATTGCGACTGACGTGTTCCGCCGTGAAGGTTGGGATGTGGATATGATGGTAGGGCTGGGCCATGAGATGCTGGTCGACCAGTCCGACCAACGCAACTATCGCGCGATCGTGCTGGTGGCAAATTCCGATGATATGATCGAGTCGCTGACCCGGCTGGTCCTGGCGATCCGGATTTCGCATCCGCTGGCGCATCTGGTGGTGGCGGGAAACATTCTAGATCACCACCCGGATATTCTGGAGTTGGTCGGGGCTGATGCGATGATCAAGGATATCGAAACAGCCGTCAGCGCGTTGCGCCACGTGATCGAAGACCCTTAG
- the tpiA gene encoding triose-phosphate isomerase codes for MPRKIAAGNWKMNGMQSTLSELQRLEDKHGDADIAILICPPFTLISACEDTPFDIGGQDCHAAEAGAHTGDISAEMLADVGASYVLVGHSERRTDHGETDALIAAKSKAAYDAGLIAVICIGETLDEREAGTTLDVIDAQLAGSVPDTADALTTVIAYEPVWAIGTGKVPTTDQIAEVHAHIRARLQDRFDDGSEFSLLYGGSVKGSNAADIFGVPHVNGALVGGASLTTADFSPIIAALEAA; via the coding sequence ATGCCCCGTAAAATCGCCGCCGGAAACTGGAAGATGAACGGGATGCAAAGTACCTTATCAGAACTGCAGAGACTGGAAGACAAACACGGCGATGCGGACATTGCGATCCTTATCTGCCCCCCTTTCACCTTGATCAGCGCGTGCGAGGACACCCCTTTCGATATCGGCGGGCAAGACTGCCACGCAGCAGAGGCTGGCGCGCATACCGGCGATATCAGTGCCGAGATGCTGGCAGATGTTGGTGCCAGCTACGTGTTGGTCGGCCACTCTGAGCGGCGCACCGACCATGGCGAAACCGATGCACTGATCGCGGCCAAGTCTAAAGCAGCATATGATGCCGGTCTGATTGCGGTGATCTGTATTGGCGAAACGCTGGACGAGCGCGAAGCCGGCACCACGCTGGATGTGATTGATGCACAACTTGCCGGATCCGTGCCCGATACCGCCGATGCGCTCACGACAGTGATCGCCTATGAACCGGTTTGGGCCATTGGTACGGGTAAGGTCCCAACCACTGATCAGATCGCCGAAGTACACGCTCATATCCGCGCACGCCTGCAGGACCGTTTTGATGACGGGTCAGAGTTTTCACTGCTTTACGGCGGATCGGTCAAAGGCAGCAATGCCGCCGATATCTTTGGTGTTCCGCATGTGAACGGCGCGTTGGTTGGTGGGGCCAGTCTGACGACCGCAGATTTTTCACCAATTATTGCAGCGCTTGAAGCGGCCTAA
- a CDS encoding TfoX/Sxy family protein produces the protein MALADADIAFATDLFSELGKISIRKMFGGMCLYLDGAVFALMSSDGTLYLKSKGNIVTELADDGATQFHNMPYWSIPEAALDDPQEACTLARRTIASLT, from the coding sequence ATGGCCCTTGCGGATGCGGATATCGCATTCGCGACCGATCTATTTTCCGAGCTTGGCAAAATCAGCATCCGCAAAATGTTTGGCGGCATGTGCCTTTACCTCGATGGCGCGGTTTTCGCGCTGATGAGCAGCGACGGCACGCTGTATCTGAAGTCAAAAGGCAACATCGTCACAGAACTGGCAGATGACGGCGCCACCCAATTTCACAACATGCCCTACTGGTCCATTCCCGAGGCAGCCCTTGACGATCCGCAAGAGGCCTGCACATTAGCAAGACGCACTATTGCTTCACTGACCTAA
- a CDS encoding HesB/IscA family protein, whose protein sequence is MFGISGKQAVSITDKAAAQIAKLMDKDGHQGLRIGVKKGGCAGMEYTMDYVTEVDPLDEVVEQDGARVMIAPMAQMFLFGTEIDYEVSLLESGFKFRNPNVVDACGCGESIKFDENISVT, encoded by the coding sequence ATGTTCGGCATTTCAGGCAAACAAGCGGTCAGCATCACTGATAAGGCGGCAGCACAGATTGCAAAGCTGATGGACAAAGACGGCCATCAGGGCCTGCGCATTGGCGTCAAGAAAGGCGGCTGCGCGGGAATGGAATACACCATGGACTATGTGACGGAGGTTGATCCGCTCGATGAAGTCGTCGAACAGGATGGCGCCCGTGTGATGATCGCACCAATGGCGCAGATGTTCCTGTTCGGAACCGAGATCGACTATGAGGTGTCGCTGCTGGAATCCGGCTTCAAATTCCGCAATCCGAATGTGGTCGATGCCTGCGGATGCGGCGAGTCGATCAAGTTTGACGAAAACATCTCGGTCACCTGA
- a CDS encoding DUF3307 domain-containing protein, which produces MLTTALALLVAHLLADYPLQNSWIIANKKKPAAMGAHIGVVFLLTLLALRGEILPALTITVLHLGIDLIKTHIAPERLWAYVADQLAHVATIAAVLWFWPDLALLWPDATIWVQYLLAIGAGLILCVHAGGPAVGLLMQDFHMMPQQGLPEAGRMIGLLERALIFLMVLAGQPGGIGFLIAAKSVLRFDTASKDQKAGEYVIIGTLASFGWALLISFATLSLITFYGIAPTPS; this is translated from the coding sequence ATGCTGACCACCGCCCTCGCCCTGCTTGTTGCACATCTGCTGGCCGATTATCCGCTGCAAAACAGCTGGATCATCGCCAACAAGAAAAAGCCCGCAGCGATGGGCGCGCATATCGGTGTCGTGTTCCTGCTGACACTACTGGCATTGCGTGGAGAAATACTGCCCGCCCTCACCATCACCGTGCTGCATCTGGGCATCGACTTAATCAAAACGCACATCGCCCCCGAAAGACTATGGGCCTACGTCGCCGATCAACTGGCCCATGTTGCGACAATCGCTGCCGTTTTGTGGTTCTGGCCGGACCTGGCCTTGCTTTGGCCAGACGCCACCATCTGGGTGCAATACCTGCTGGCCATCGGCGCCGGGCTGATCCTGTGTGTTCATGCTGGCGGTCCGGCGGTTGGGTTGCTGATGCAGGACTTCCATATGATGCCGCAACAAGGCCTGCCAGAGGCCGGTCGTATGATCGGCCTGTTGGAACGGGCGTTGATCTTCCTGATGGTCTTGGCGGGGCAACCCGGTGGCATCGGTTTTCTGATCGCGGCCAAATCAGTGCTGCGCTTTGATACAGCCTCAAAGGATCAGAAGGCCGGTGAATATGTGATTATCGGCACGCTGGCTTCCTTCGGGTGGGCGCTGCTGATCAGCTTTGCGACATTATCACTCATCACATTCTACGGCATTGCCCCCACCCCATCTTGA
- a CDS encoding SatD family protein, translated as MSDSLLCAVLTGDLIKSRQSDTAAVEQTFDILHHAAHHFGSAWDQDVRFTRYRGDGWQIVLTKPGLLLDAALYFIAQLKAGKTRIATRISVGVGTVETLGSRDLSDATGPAFFVSGDRLADMGRNRMIALAGHGISKEQVAIIDLAEWIAAGWTATQAEVIAIQLEGHLTRHEDIAEKLGVTRQAIQSRLAGAGLSYFDNALYAMRTHDYASH; from the coding sequence ATGTCAGATTCACTACTTTGCGCAGTTCTTACGGGCGACCTGATCAAGTCACGTCAGTCAGACACCGCAGCCGTTGAACAGACATTCGATATTCTGCACCACGCTGCACACCACTTCGGTAGCGCTTGGGACCAAGACGTCCGGTTTACCCGCTATCGCGGTGATGGCTGGCAGATTGTGCTGACGAAACCGGGTCTGCTGTTGGATGCCGCCCTGTATTTCATAGCACAGCTGAAAGCTGGCAAAACACGAATTGCCACGCGCATCTCGGTTGGGGTCGGCACCGTTGAAACGCTGGGCAGCCGGGATCTATCCGATGCAACGGGCCCCGCGTTCTTTGTATCCGGCGATCGTCTTGCCGATATGGGGCGCAACCGGATGATTGCGCTGGCGGGGCACGGGATCAGCAAAGAACAGGTCGCGATCATTGATCTTGCCGAATGGATCGCCGCCGGGTGGACGGCAACGCAGGCCGAAGTGATCGCGATCCAGCTTGAGGGGCATCTGACCCGGCATGAAGACATCGCTGAAAAGCTGGGTGTCACCAGACAGGCGATCCAAAGCCGCCTTGCGGGCGCTGGGCTATCCTATTTCGACAATGCGCTTTACGCTATGCGCACCCATGACTACGCATCGCACTAG
- a CDS encoding glycerophosphodiester phosphodiesterase family protein — protein MTRFSLTVIATLAATSALADAHLTYGPRPAFLIDQMDDSPLKSKLQSCAAQTPARSDFSIGHRGAPLMFPEHTVESNVAAAQMGAGILECDVTFTSDLELVCRHAQNDLHTTTDIVVSDLADQCTTPFSPANGDDPASAECRTSDITLAEFRTLSPKMDASNAAATTAEEYLGGTADWRTDLYVNNTTLMTHAESIEVFRNLGAKFTPELKSPSVEMPFNGFSQEDYAQKLVDEYKAAGVPASDVWLQSFNMDDVLYWIANEPEFGAQAVYLMDEYNIEGYSPQDPATWPNTMEELKAIGINIIAPPTWMLLTLEDGRIVPSALANAAKEADLQIITWTLERSGPLGNGGGWYFQSVADVTDNDGDYFEVLDVLAQQVGVEGVFSDWPATTTYYANCMGL, from the coding sequence ATGACGCGCTTTTCCCTGACAGTGATCGCAACCCTTGCGGCCACATCTGCCCTTGCTGACGCGCATCTGACCTACGGCCCACGCCCGGCCTTTTTGATTGACCAGATGGACGACAGCCCTTTGAAATCAAAGCTGCAATCCTGTGCCGCACAGACCCCTGCCCGTTCTGATTTCTCTATCGGGCACCGTGGTGCCCCCTTGATGTTCCCTGAACATACGGTTGAATCAAACGTTGCAGCAGCGCAGATGGGTGCAGGCATTCTTGAGTGTGATGTCACATTTACATCTGATCTGGAGCTGGTCTGCCGCCACGCCCAGAACGATCTGCACACCACCACAGATATCGTGGTGAGCGATCTGGCCGATCAATGCACCACTCCCTTCAGCCCCGCCAATGGTGACGATCCTGCCAGTGCCGAATGCCGCACGTCGGATATCACGCTGGCTGAGTTCCGGACACTCTCGCCCAAGATGGATGCATCCAACGCTGCCGCCACAACGGCAGAAGAATATCTTGGCGGCACAGCGGATTGGCGCACTGATCTCTATGTGAATAATACCACGCTGATGACCCACGCAGAGTCGATCGAGGTTTTCCGCAATCTGGGTGCGAAATTCACACCGGAACTGAAATCGCCGTCTGTCGAAATGCCGTTCAACGGCTTTAGCCAGGAAGACTATGCACAAAAGCTGGTGGATGAATATAAGGCTGCCGGTGTGCCCGCATCTGACGTCTGGTTGCAGTCTTTCAATATGGACGATGTTCTGTACTGGATCGCAAACGAACCTGAATTCGGCGCACAGGCCGTCTATCTGATGGACGAGTATAACATCGAAGGATACTCACCACAGGACCCAGCGACATGGCCAAACACCATGGAAGAGCTGAAAGCGATCGGAATCAACATCATCGCGCCCCCAACGTGGATGTTGTTGACGCTGGAAGATGGTCGGATTGTGCCATCAGCGCTGGCCAATGCGGCCAAAGAGGCCGATTTGCAGATCATCACCTGGACGCTGGAACGCTCTGGCCCATTGGGCAATGGTGGTGGCTGGTACTTCCAGTCTGTCGCTGATGTGACTGACAACGATGGTGATTATTTTGAAGTGCTTGATGTGCTGGCACAGCAGGTGGGCGTTGAAGGCGTCTTTTCGGACTGGCCTGCAACCACAACCTACTATGCAAACTGCATGGGCCTGTAA
- a CDS encoding SUF system Fe-S cluster assembly protein, translating to MTDSNAQLEGAPMIAPSTTDHPLYEDVVKACQSVYDPEIPVNIYDLGLIYTIDIKDDNAVNVIMTLTAPGCPVAGEMPGWVADAIEPLPGVKQVDVEMTFEPQWGMDMMSDEARLELGFM from the coding sequence ATGACTGATAGCAACGCTCAGCTTGAAGGTGCACCGATGATTGCACCCTCGACCACGGACCATCCTTTGTACGAGGACGTCGTCAAAGCCTGCCAGTCTGTCTATGACCCTGAAATCCCGGTCAACATCTATGATCTTGGCCTTATCTATACGATTGACATCAAGGACGATAACGCCGTCAACGTGATCATGACCCTGACAGCCCCGGGCTGCCCTGTGGCTGGTGAAATGCCCGGCTGGGTTGCCGATGCCATTGAACCGCTGCCCGGTGTGAAACAAGTCGACGTGGAAATGACGTTCGAGCCGCAATGGGGCATGGACATGATGTCTGACGAAGCCCGGCTTGAACTGGGTTTCATGTAA
- the tgt gene encoding tRNA guanosine(34) transglycosylase Tgt: MTERFSFTLNATDGKARTGVISTPRGDIRTPAFMPVGTAATVKAMMPESVAATGADILLGNTYHLMLRPTAERIDRLGGLHRFMNWDKPILTDSGGFQVMSLADLRKMTEKGVTFKSHIDGSKHELTPERSMEIQKLLGSDIVMCFDECPALPADRKRIAESMELSMRWAQRSRDAFGDRPGYALFGIQQGGLEEDLRAQSAAALKAVEFDGYAIGGLAVGEGQEAMFSTLDFAPDQLPMDKPRYLMGVGKPDDIVGAVKRGVDMMDCVLPSRSGRTGQLFTRRGVVNIKNARHADDPRPLDEHCTCPACRHYSRAYLHHVFRANEMIAGMLLTWHNLHYFQELMQGMRDAIAAGAFAAWEADFHATRALGDIEPLC, from the coding sequence ATGACAGAACGTTTTTCATTCACTCTGAACGCCACAGACGGCAAAGCCCGCACCGGCGTCATCTCAACCCCCCGCGGCGATATCCGCACGCCTGCCTTTATGCCGGTTGGCACCGCTGCGACGGTTAAGGCAATGATGCCGGAAAGCGTGGCTGCGACCGGTGCCGATATCCTGTTGGGCAATACCTATCACTTGATGCTGCGCCCGACGGCGGAACGCATCGACCGCTTGGGCGGGCTGCACAGGTTCATGAATTGGGACAAACCGATCCTGACCGACAGCGGCGGCTTTCAAGTCATGAGCCTGGCTGACCTGCGTAAAATGACTGAGAAGGGTGTGACCTTCAAAAGCCATATTGACGGGTCGAAGCATGAGCTGACGCCGGAACGGTCGATGGAGATCCAAAAGCTGCTTGGGTCCGATATTGTGATGTGTTTTGACGAATGCCCCGCACTGCCTGCGGACCGCAAGCGGATCGCCGAAAGTATGGAACTGTCGATGCGCTGGGCGCAGCGGTCGCGCGATGCATTCGGCGACCGGCCCGGTTATGCGCTGTTCGGCATTCAACAGGGTGGTTTGGAGGAAGACCTGCGCGCCCAAAGCGCCGCGGCATTGAAGGCTGTTGAGTTTGATGGCTACGCGATCGGTGGCCTTGCGGTCGGTGAAGGACAGGAGGCCATGTTCAGCACCCTCGACTTTGCGCCCGATCAATTGCCCATGGACAAACCGCGCTACCTGATGGGTGTTGGCAAGCCCGACGATATCGTGGGGGCGGTGAAGCGCGGGGTCGATATGATGGATTGCGTGCTGCCCAGCCGATCTGGGCGCACGGGCCAGCTGTTTACGCGCCGGGGCGTCGTGAACATCAAAAACGCCCGCCATGCGGATGATCCGCGCCCATTGGACGAACACTGCACCTGTCCGGCCTGCCGCCACTACTCTCGCGCTTACCTACACCATGTGTTCCGCGCGAATGAGATGATCGCTGGCATGCTGCTAACCTGGCATAACCTGCACTACTTCCAAGAGCTCATGCAGGGGATGCGTGATGCGATAGCTGCGGGGGCATTCGCCGCTTGGGAGGCGGATTTTCATGCAACGCGTGCGCTAGGTGATATTGAACCTCTCTGCTGA